In the Methanococcoides sp. LMO-2 genome, one interval contains:
- a CDS encoding winged helix-turn-helix domain-containing protein, with protein MTEQKLIVEEISLIHEEISGLRSELNRFRGEVAGSQTNSLLYEFRNQCAVEMVNGSLENAYELIGNEKKECPMQTKCIPHLVHFFEELADYTKNDQITGENIEKMRQGFEKLREMAPYDHCSNCIQKAEGYFDQQVGMLQTIGVYQNESNMQLQVQNLHEDKVANLIGDPLSSSVRIRILKALYEEGKTFTELSKLTELRGGNLLFHLEKLQNKGMIRQRGERGEYQISLQGYEALNAMAELVEKLGVNYSKTGSI; from the coding sequence ATGACCGAACAGAAACTGATCGTAGAAGAAATATCCCTGATTCATGAGGAAATTTCCGGGCTTCGTAGTGAGCTGAACCGTTTCAGGGGGGAAGTTGCAGGTAGCCAGACCAATTCATTGCTCTATGAGTTCAGGAACCAGTGTGCTGTGGAGATGGTCAATGGATCCCTGGAGAATGCCTATGAACTCATCGGGAACGAGAAGAAGGAATGTCCTATGCAGACAAAATGTATTCCGCATTTAGTTCATTTTTTTGAAGAGCTGGCAGACTATACCAAAAATGACCAAATCACCGGGGAAAATATTGAAAAGATGCGCCAGGGTTTTGAAAAATTAAGAGAAATGGCACCATACGACCATTGTTCCAACTGTATACAAAAGGCTGAAGGATACTTCGATCAGCAGGTGGGAATGTTACAGACAATAGGAGTCTACCAGAACGAGAGCAACATGCAATTGCAGGTTCAGAACCTCCATGAAGATAAGGTTGCCAACCTGATAGGGGACCCTCTGAGCAGTTCAGTGCGTATCCGTATCCTGAAGGCACTGTATGAGGAAGGAAAGACTTTTACCGAACTCTCAAAGCTCACAGAGCTCCGCGGTGGGAACCTCCTCTTCCATCTGGAAAAACTCCAGAACAAAGGAATGATAAGGCAGCGTGGTGAAAGAGGTGAATACCAGATCAGTTTACAGGGTTATGAAGCCCTCAATGCCATGGCTGAACTTGTGGAGAAATTAGGTGTGAACTACAGCAAGACAGGATCTATCTGA
- the gatA gene encoding Asp-tRNA(Asn)/Glu-tRNA(Gln) amidotransferase subunit GatA, with protein sequence MAEWLSISDVKRKISKTSAEEVTAAYLETIAKSSINGYTCTYDGAIEMAKEADKGEGEGLLAGVPIAIKDNISTKGLSTTCSSKILEGYVPPYDAHVIERLKAEGAVILGKTNMDEFAMGTSTESSCYGVTLNPWDTERVPGGSSGGSAAVVAAGEAPISLGSDTGGSVRCPAAFCGVVGLKPTYGAVSRFGLISYANSLEQIGPMATCVEDIATVMDVIGGYDPRDSTSMDREMKYRDSLVDDVKALKIGVPEEYFGEGVDEGVEKAVMDAIGKYEEMGATWEKVSMPHTKYALAAYYTIAMSEASSNLARFDGTRYGPRYDGENWHVMASRTRAECFGKEVQRRVLLGTYALSAGYQDKYYLKALKVRTLVKQDFEKALSSVDVLMGPTMPMPAFKIGEKVEDPLSLYLSDVNTVPMNLSGVPCISVPCGLSDGLPVGLQIIGKQYDEATIMRAAYAFEQNTDHNKARPSEVI encoded by the coding sequence ATGGCTGAATGGCTGAGCATATCTGATGTTAAAAGGAAGATCTCTAAAACCTCTGCAGAAGAGGTTACCGCTGCTTATCTTGAAACGATCGCAAAAAGCAGCATCAATGGTTACACATGCACCTATGACGGTGCTATTGAGATGGCAAAGGAAGCCGACAAGGGCGAGGGTGAAGGACTTCTCGCCGGTGTACCTATCGCTATTAAGGACAACATTTCCACAAAGGGACTTTCTACAACCTGCAGTTCAAAGATACTGGAAGGCTATGTCCCTCCCTATGACGCACATGTGATCGAGCGTCTGAAAGCAGAAGGAGCTGTCATACTCGGCAAGACCAACATGGACGAGTTCGCAATGGGCACATCTACAGAATCAAGCTGTTATGGTGTCACATTGAATCCATGGGACACTGAAAGAGTGCCAGGAGGTTCATCCGGTGGCAGTGCTGCTGTTGTGGCAGCAGGTGAGGCCCCGATCTCACTTGGTTCTGACACAGGCGGTTCTGTCCGCTGTCCTGCCGCATTCTGCGGTGTTGTGGGACTCAAGCCAACATACGGAGCTGTTTCCCGTTTTGGTCTTATCTCCTATGCTAACTCCCTTGAGCAGATCGGTCCCATGGCAACATGTGTTGAGGACATCGCCACTGTAATGGATGTCATAGGAGGGTATGATCCCCGTGACAGTACTTCCATGGACAGGGAAATGAAATATCGCGATTCACTTGTTGATGACGTAAAGGCCCTTAAGATCGGAGTTCCCGAAGAGTACTTCGGTGAAGGCGTGGACGAAGGCGTCGAGAAGGCTGTTATGGATGCTATCGGCAAGTACGAGGAAATGGGAGCAACATGGGAGAAGGTCTCCATGCCTCATACAAAATATGCTCTTGCAGCTTACTATACCATTGCTATGAGCGAGGCATCATCCAACCTTGCAAGGTTTGACGGTACTCGCTACGGCCCAAGATATGATGGTGAGAATTGGCATGTAATGGCTTCAAGGACACGTGCCGAATGTTTCGGAAAGGAAGTACAGCGCAGGGTGCTGCTTGGAACATATGCCCTATCTGCCGGATACCAGGACAAGTACTATCTCAAGGCACTGAAGGTACGCACCCTTGTCAAACAGGATTTCGAGAAGGCATTATCCAGTGTGGACGTCCTGATGGGACCAACAATGCCAATGCCTGCGTTCAAGATCGGTGAGAAGGTAGAGGACCCACTGTCCCTGTACCTGAGCGATGTGAACACTGTCCCGATGAACCTTTCCGGAGTTCCATGCATATCAGTGCCATGCGGACTTTCCGATGGATTGCCTGTTGGACTGCAGATCATAGGAAAACAGTACGACGAAGCTACTATCATGCGTGCAGCATATGCCTTCGAACAAAATACCGATCACAATAAAGCACGTCCTTCAGAGGTGATCTAA
- the gatC gene encoding Asp-tRNA(Asn)/Glu-tRNA(Gln) amidotransferase subunit GatC, translating to MITKDEVEHVGWLARIDIDDADAEDYAVKLSSVLDYFGQLDEVDTEGVEPTYHVADIMNVFREDVVTPSLDQEDVLANTASEKDGYIKAPRII from the coding sequence ATGATCACAAAAGACGAGGTAGAACACGTAGGATGGCTCGCCCGCATCGATATCGATGATGCGGATGCTGAGGACTACGCTGTGAAGTTAAGTTCTGTACTGGATTATTTCGGTCAGCTGGATGAGGTGGACACCGAGGGTGTCGAGCCTACCTATCACGTGGCAGATATCATGAACGTCTTCAGGGAAGACGTTGTCACACCATCCCTTGACCAGGAAGATGTGCTTGCGAACACTGCATCCGAGAAGGATGGCTACATCAAGGCACCGAGGATCATTTGA
- a CDS encoding pyridoxamine 5'-phosphate oxidase family protein — MVTITEEMKEAISTIQVFPVATASKDGVPNVVPIGFVSLVDDSTIWIADNFMKKSLSNVMENPKVSIYIWGPKTKGSFQIKGDVELKTSGPDFEKMQEIVHSKMAQAPAKSLLVMKITDVYDCSPGPNAGEKLL; from the coding sequence ATGGTAACAATTACAGAAGAAATGAAAGAAGCGATCAGCACAATACAGGTATTCCCTGTTGCAACTGCCTCAAAGGACGGTGTCCCAAACGTTGTTCCTATCGGTTTTGTCTCATTGGTCGATGACAGTACTATATGGATAGCGGACAACTTCATGAAAAAGTCCCTTTCCAACGTAATGGAGAACCCGAAGGTTTCTATCTATATATGGGGTCCAAAAACAAAAGGATCTTTCCAGATCAAAGGTGATGTTGAGTTAAAGACCAGCGGACCGGATTTCGAGAAGATGCAGGAGATCGTCCATTCCAAGATGGCACAGGCACCGGCAAAAAGCCTTCTTGTGATGAAGATCACAGATGTCTATGACTGCTCTCCGGGTCCCAATGCAGGAGAAAAGTTGCTTTAA